AGGCCATCGCCGAGATGCGGGCGCGCGGGATCGACCCGGAGGCGCTCGGCTCCGCGGGTGCGCTGCCCACCGACCCGGCCGCGATGCAGCAGGTGCTCGCGCAGGTGCAGAGCCTGTTCGCGAGCGGCGGCGACGAACCCGTGAACTGGCAGATGGCGCACGACCTCGCGCGCCGGCAGGCATCCGTCGGCGGCGACCCGTCGCTCACGCCGGCCCGCACGCGCCAGGTGCTCGACGCGCTCACGGTCGCGGAGCTATGGCTCGACGCCGCGACCGAGCTGCCGCCCGCGACCGCCCCCGCCCGCGCCTGGAGCCGCGCCGAGTGGGTCGAGGCGACCCTGCCCACGTGGCGCACGCTCACCGAGCCCGTCGCGTCGTCGCTGTCGACCGCGCTCGTCGACGCGCTCGGCGGCCAGCTGCCCGACCTCGAGCCGGGCGAGGACCTCGACGAGCAGATGCGCGCGCTCGGGCTGCCCGGCGGCGCGCTGCCCGCGGGCCTCGCCCCCGGCCAGCTCCTGCGGCGCCTCGGCTCCGCGGTGTTCGGGCTGCAGGTCGGCCAGGCGGCCGGGACCCTCGCGCGCGACGTGTTCGGCACGACCGACATCGGGCTGCCGCTCCTCGAGGTGCCCGCGCCCGTGCTCGTCGCCGCGAACGTCGACGCGTTCGCCGAGGGCCTCGACGCCCCCGTCGACGAGGTCCGGCTGTTCCTCGCGCTGCGCGAGGCCGCCGCGACCCGCCTGTTCACGCACGTGCCGTGGCTGCGCGCGCACCTGCTCGCCCTGGTCGAGACGTACGCGCGCGAGATCACCATCGACGTCGAGCAGCTCGAGCAGGCGGTCGGCTCGATCGACCCCACGGACGCCGAGGCGCTGCAGAGCGCGCTGTCCAGCGGCGTGTTCGCACCGCAGACCACGCCCGCGCAGCAGGCCGCGCTCGAACGGCTGGAGACCGCGCTCGCGCTCGTCGAGGGCTGGGTCGACGAGGTGAGCGCCGCCGCCGCGCTCCCCCACCTGCCGCACTCCGTCGCGCTGCGCGAGATGATCCGCCGCCGCCGTGCCGCGGGCGGCCCCGCCGAGCAGACGTTCGCCACGCTCGTCGGGCTCGAGCTGCGGCCGCGCCGGCTGCGCGAGGCCGCAGCGCTGTGGGCGCACATCGGCCGCACCGAGGGCGGGTCCGCCGCGCGCGACGCCGTGTGGGACCACCCGGACCTCATGCCGACCGCGGAGGACCTCGACGACCCGACCGGCTACGCGCGCCGGCGCACCGCGGCGGCCGACGAGTCCGCCGATCTCGACAAGGCGCTCGCCGAGATCCTCGGCGAGGAGCCGCCGGCGGAGCCTCAGGACTCCTGAGCCGCCTGGCCACTCTCGAGATCGGCCTCGAGATCGGCGTCGAGATCGGCCTCGCGGTCGGGCTCGAGGTCGGCGACCTCGTCGACGTCGACCTCGGCCTCGACCTCGCCGGACTCCCCCGCGTCGTCGGGCGTCGTCCCCTGCGGTCCGCGCTCCTCGCGGTACGCGTATCCCTCGAGGAACCCCCGCGCGCGCTGCGTGCGCGGGTACGCCTCGAGCTCCGCCCAGAACTCCGGGCCGTGCCCCGCGTGCAGCAGGTGGACCAGCTCGTGCAGGAGCACGTAGTCGATCACCCAGCGCGGCATGCCGCGCACGCGGTCGGAGATCCGGATCGAGCCGTCCGACGGCGTGCACGAGCCCCAGCGCCGCCCCTGGTTCGCCGACCAGCGCACGCTCGTCGGGACCGCGCGCCCCTGCAGGTAGCGGGCCGACAGCTCCGCGGCACGCGACACGAGCTCGTCGTCGGACGGACGGCGCCGGCGCTCCTGCGTCGCGAGGCGCGTGAGCATGCGGCGCACCCACTCCTTCTCCTGGGCGCGCGTGAACCGGGCGGGGATCGCCACCACCGTCCGGCCATCCTCGCGCCAGGCCGTGACGGTCCGCACGCGCCTGCGCGAGCGACGGACCTCGACCTCGTGGTCGACCCCGTCGATCGTCGACAGGTCGTACGTCGGGTGCACAGCCGCACGCTAGCGTGCCGGGCCCACACGGACAGCCGCGCACGCCGAGGGCGCGGCGGGCGGGCACCGAACGGCCCAGCGGACGTCGCGACATCGGTGCGACATCGGTGCGACATCGGGTGCGACGTCACCCGGTCGGTGGAACGGGGACCTCCGAGTGCACCAACACCGGGCCGCGACACG
The sequence above is a segment of the Cellulomonas palmilytica genome. Coding sequences within it:
- a CDS encoding zinc-dependent metalloprotease, whose protein sequence is MSPDHSDPTPDQTPPWEQMLRALLGDRADEAIAEMRARGIDPEALGSAGALPTDPAAMQQVLAQVQSLFASGGDEPVNWQMAHDLARRQASVGGDPSLTPARTRQVLDALTVAELWLDAATELPPATAPARAWSRAEWVEATLPTWRTLTEPVASSLSTALVDALGGQLPDLEPGEDLDEQMRALGLPGGALPAGLAPGQLLRRLGSAVFGLQVGQAAGTLARDVFGTTDIGLPLLEVPAPVLVAANVDAFAEGLDAPVDEVRLFLALREAAATRLFTHVPWLRAHLLALVETYAREITIDVEQLEQAVGSIDPTDAEALQSALSSGVFAPQTTPAQQAALERLETALALVEGWVDEVSAAAALPHLPHSVALREMIRRRRAAGGPAEQTFATLVGLELRPRRLREAAALWAHIGRTEGGSAARDAVWDHPDLMPTAEDLDDPTGYARRRTAAADESADLDKALAEILGEEPPAEPQDS
- a CDS encoding YgjP-like metallopeptidase domain-containing protein, with product MHPTYDLSTIDGVDHEVEVRRSRRRVRTVTAWREDGRTVVAIPARFTRAQEKEWVRRMLTRLATQERRRRPSDDELVSRAAELSARYLQGRAVPTSVRWSANQGRRWGSCTPSDGSIRISDRVRGMPRWVIDYVLLHELVHLLHAGHGPEFWAELEAYPRTQRARGFLEGYAYREERGPQGTTPDDAGESGEVEAEVDVDEVADLEPDREADLDADLEADLESGQAAQES